One region of Brassica napus cultivar Da-Ae chromosome A10, Da-Ae, whole genome shotgun sequence genomic DNA includes:
- the LOC106422991 gene encoding putative clathrin assembly protein At1g03050 — translation MGSSKLKRAIGAVKDQTSVGLAKVNGRSSSLSELDVAIVKATRHEEYPAEEKYIREILSLTSYSRNYINACVNTLSRRLNKTKCWTVALKTLILIQRLLAEGDKAYEQEIFFATRRGTRLLNMSDFRDVSRSNSWDYSAFVRTYALYLDERLDFRMQTRHGKRGVYCVGGGDAVEDEKDKHEADLSTAIVVRSQPIAEMKTEKIFTRVQHLQQLLDRFLACRPTGGARNNRVVIVALYPIVKESFQIYYDITEIMGVLIERFMELDIPDSIKVYDIFCRVSKQFEELDQFYSWCKNMGIARSSEYPEIEKITQKKLDLMDEFIKDKSTLDQTKESQSVEEDDDERAEEVNEEEEDMNAIKALPAPPPKEEEEEEEQPEEEVIIEKKQEEVGDLLDLVDINGNEALEAGDSLALALFDGPYASGSGAETGPGWEAFNDDGADWETALVQTATKLSGQKTELGGGFDMLLLNGMYQHGTVNAAVQTSTAYGASGSASSMAFGSAGRPAATMLALPAPATANGNSNGTVPMDPFAASLEVAPPAYVQMNDMEKKQRKLMEEQMMWDQYSREGRQGHMNLSQNQNKPSYSYTPQY, via the exons atGGGTTCGAGTAAACTTAAACGAGCCATAGGAGCCGTGAAGGACCAAACCAGCGTCGGTCTAGCCAAAGTCAACGGCCGAAGCTCTTCTCTATCAGAGCTTGACGTAGCCATCGTCAAAGCTACTCGTCACGAAGAGTATCCAGCAGAAGAGAAATACATAAGAGAGATTCTTAGCCTAACTTCTTACTCACGCAACTACATCAACGCATGCGTCAACACGCTTTCTAGACgcctcaacaaaaccaaatgCTGGACCGTCGCTCTCAAAACCTTGATTCTGATCCAACGGCTATTAGCAGAAGGAGATAAGGCTTACGAGCAAGAGATCTTCTTCGCTACTCGACGTGGGACAAGACTTCTCAACATGTCTGACTTTAGAGATGTTTCTAGGTCAAACTCGTGGGACTACTCTGCTTTTGTAAGGACGTATGCATTGTACCTCGACGAAAGGCTTGATTTTAGGATGCAAACGAGGCACGGGAAACGTGGGGTTTACTGCGTTGGAGGAGGAGATGCggtggaagatgagaaagataaGCATGAGGCTGATCTCTCCACGGCTATAGTGGTTAGGTCACAACCCATCGCAGAGATGAAAACAGAGAAGATTTTCACCAGAGTACAGCATTTGCAGCAGCTTCTTGACCGTTTCTTGGCTTGTCGTCCAACAG GTGGCGCGAGGAACAACAGAGTTGTGATTGTGGCTCTGTATCCTATAGTGAAGGAGAGCTTCCAGATATATTACGATATAACTGAGATAATGGGGGTTTTAATCGAACGGTTCATGGAGTTAGACATACCTGATTCGATCAAGGTCTATGACATTTTCTGCCGCGTCTCTAAACAGTTTGAAGAGCTAGATCAGTTCTATTCCTGGTGTAAGAACATGGGGATCGCTAGGTCTTCAGAGTACCCTGAGATAGAGAAGATCACACAGAAGAAGCTTGATCTCATGGATGAGTTTATAAAAGACAAATCCACTTTAGACCAGACCAAGGAATCACAGTCTGTtgaagaggatgatgatgagagAGCAGAGGAAGTGaacgaggaggaagaagatatGAATGCTATCAAGGCCTTACCTGCACCTCCAccaaaagaagaggaagaggaagaagaacaaCCCGAGGAGGAAGTGATAATagagaagaagcaagaagaagttGGTGATTTGCTGGATCTTGTGGATATAAACGGTAATGAAGCTTTAGAAGCTGGAGATAGCTTAGCATTGGCTTTATTCGATGGCCCTTACGCGAGCGGTTCGGGTGCAGAGACCGGTCCTGGATGGGAAGCGTTTAATGATGATGGAGCAGATTGGGAGACAGCTTTGGTGCAAACCGCTACAAAATTATCAGGACAAAAGACGGAACTCGGAGGAGGCTTTGATATGTTGCTTCTCAACGGAATGTATCAGCACGGCACTGTGAACGCTGCTGTGCAAACCTCCACGGCTTATGGAGCTAGCGGAAGTGCAAGCAGTATGGCATTTGGTTCTGCAGGAAGACCAGCAG CAACCATGCTGGCACTTCCAGCACCAGCAACGGCTAATGGAAACAGCAATGGCACTGTACCGATGGATCCATTTGCTGCGTCCTTGGAGGTTGCGCCGCCAGCGTATGTGCAGATGAATGACATggagaagaaacagagaaagtTGATGGAAGAGCAGATGATGTGGGATCAATACTCAAGAGAAGGAAGACAAGGACACATGAATTTaagccaaaaccaaaacaaacctAGTTACTCCTACACACCTCAATATTGA